The DNA segment CCAAATGCCGCCTCGCCACGACGCCCGGTACGAATGTCGAGTTCTGGCAACGCAAGTTCGCCTCCAACGTCGAAAGAGATAGCGTTGCAGTGGGGGAACTGCTTGCCGCCGGTTGGAAGGTAATCGTGATCTGGGAGTGTGGCCTCAAGTCGGTGAGTTCCGAAAGTCGCCTCGAATGGCTTCCCGGACACATAGCGGGAGGCTTGAAGCAGTATCTGGAATGGCCGGCATCTGAATAGCTGTCGTGCGGAAACGGACGATGCAACGATCGCTGACATTCTGCGGGCCAATTTTGCGATTCCGTCACGCCATTGCCGGTCATGGCCATGCTCTGACCCAGTTCCAGCTGCAGCTTGGCCGGCGGTACGCCGGTATCGCTCAGGATAGTGGTGAGGTGATGCAGGAACTGCTCGTGGCGGAATTGCTGCGTGGAGCGGTTGACGGCAATCCGGCCAAACGCGAAACCCTCGTCGATCCAGAGGCGTGCCTGCCAGCAGGCTTCACACAATACCCAAGTGGTGATGGACGCGCCGGGTGCCAACGGCCCCGACCCCGGATGCTGCCGGCGCAGCAGCGCTTCCAGACAATGTCGCCGCTGCGCATGTCATAGACCGGCTGGTAGTGCACGCGGAATTCGTCGGATCCGTTTGGGAATCGGCTGTTTTGAGATTCCGCTGCATTGTTCCCAGCGGATGGTCGTCGGAAACTGGCAGCGTCACCAGCAATGGCTGACCAGGTTTGACAGCCTGTCCCATATATAGCGGACGAAGCAGATAGCGGTATCCTCTCGTCCTTGCGCCTTCGCACGTCCTCTGGGCGGGCCTTGGCAGGGGAGCCCTAAGGCTCGCCGGTTTATATGTGGCCGGTCTGTCAATCCTGCTTCGTGCCCGCCCACCCCGATTGACAGCGGACAGCGGGCCTCCATCCCACATATACGGAGGTCGCAATGCCTAGCACCACCCCAGCTCCCCAAGAGCCCACCCTCGTCCAAAAACAATCCCAACTAGCCGAGAACCTGGCTAAAGCCGACCGCGCCCAGTTCCGCCGCCGCGCTAAAGCCATCCCACCGCAACCCAGCAAAGCCGTCACCCTCGAGGACCACATCCTTGAAGCCAGCGACGACCTCCTGCGCGTCAGCGCCGGCCTTCAGTCCGTCCTGACCTTGCTGGATCTGCAGGCCGGCGATATCCCCGACAGCATCGGCCTCCACGCCCTGCTTTCGCCGCTCAAGCGGCAAATCGACCAGAGCGCCGACCGCCTGCAGACGCTCGTCTGACGAGGGACAGGCCCGCGCAACGCGGGCCTGAAAGCAAAGCGGCGCGAGCCCACTGGTCTCGCGCAGTTCTGGTAGTGACAATGCGAGGTGCCACAAGCTGAAGCCTCAGTACTCCCTCAACACCCAACTGCTGATCGCCGCGAAGTACTCGCGCAACCACGCATTGAAGCGAAGGTACGAAGGCGTCACGGCTCCCACGCCGAATGCCTCCACGGATCCCGCCTTCCGTGCAATCCCCACCGCCCGCCGCACGTGGAAATCGCTGGTCACCACCACAATCGCACTCGCACCATCAACGCCCTGCCCCTCCAGCAACCGCCGACTGAACACCAGATTCTCCTCAGTGCTGGTACTGCGTCCTTCGCGAAACACCTTGTCGGGCGCTATCCCACGCGCAACGAGGTAGTCCGCCATGATGTCCGCCTCAACACACCGCAGCCCAAAGTCCTGCCCACCACTCACAACAACCTTGGCCTCCGGCCACCGCCGCGCCTGCACCAACCCCTGATCCAACCGCGCAATCAACGTCGGCGACGCCTCACAGTTCGGCGTACCAGACCCAAGAATGACAATCGCCTTCACCGGCGCCCCCGCCGGCACGGACACGCCCATGCCACTGCGGATGCCATAAAAGAACACCCCGACAGTCACCAGCCACACAGCAAACGCACCCCACCCCGCACGCCAAAACAACTCCCGCCGCCGATCAGCCTTCCGCCACCGCGCCACGCCATCCCAACACAACGCAAGCAACAGGAACGCAATCCCAATACACCCCGGCATCGTAATGCCAAGGCTGAACAACCCCATCCCCATCAGCGCAACAGCATCCCCAAGCAGCACAGCACCAACCAGCGCCAGCCCAATGCGCACCCAATGCCTGCTGCTCTTCCGGCGCGCGTCAAGGTAGATGTCGCCTCATTCATGCAGCCAAACGCTGGTTTTCGGCTCCTGGCTTGATACCACCGGTGGGCACGGCAATCTCGCGCTCCGGATTGAGCGTGACCGTGTCGATTGGCGACCAGTCGCGCGTGTGTCGTGACCAGCGACGCGGGTTGCAGTCACGAGCCTGAACATAGAGCGCGTGGCGCGCGGCCAGAATCTTGTTGTCCTCTCCGGCATGGCGCTGTGCCGGGCTCACGTAGCGGATGCCGCTGTGCCGGTGCTCATGGTTGTACCAGTGGACGAAGTGGGCCGCCCACGTACGTGCCGTGACCAGATCGGCAAAGCCTGTAGACGGGAACTCCGGCCGGTACTTGGCCGTGCGGAACAGGCTTTCCACGAAGGCGTTATCGTCGCTCACCCGCGGACGCGAGTACGAGGGCTTGACGCCCAGCCAGTGCAACATCGCCAACACCGTGGTGGCCTTGAGCGTGGCGCCGTTGTCACCGTGCAGCACCGGCTTGGCCGCCATGGCGTGAATGCCCTCGGCCAGCGCTGTGCGTTTGACCAGATGCGCCGCGTGGTCGGCGTCGTCGCGGTCGTGGACCTCGAAGCCCACGATTTTGCGGCTGTACACGTCCAGGATGAGGTACAGATAAAACCAGCGCCCGGCGACCTCGGCCGGCAAATACGTCATGTCCCAGCACCACAGTTGGCGCGGCCCCGTGGCCACGTGCGTGGTGGGCGGACGGCGCTGGCGCGGCGCCTTAGCGCGTCCTCGATGCCGGGTCTGCCCATGGGCGCGCAGCACCCGACCGAAGCTCGATTCGCTGGCCAGGTAGACACCCTCGTCGGCCAGCATCGGTACGATGCGCGCCGGCGGCATGTCGGCGAAGCGCGGCTCGTTGGCAACGGCCAGAATGCGTTCGCGCTCCTCAATGCTCAGCGCATGCGCGGGCGTGGGCCGTTCGGCCCCGGGGCGGCGGTCGCCGACCACCAGGCCATCGTGGGCCTTCCAGCGTTGCAGAGTGCGCACGGTTATGCCAGCTACCTCGCACGCCAGGCGCAGGCGAGCGCCGCCTGCATGCGCGGTTTCGATATGGCGGACCATCGTGTGGCGATCTTCCAGGCCGATCATGCGTCCTCGTCCTTGTCCTTCGGGAAGATGCCCTCTAGCTTTTTTGAGAGTATCAGCAGGGCGGCGGCTTCAGCCAGCGCCTTCTCCTTGCGGCGCAGCTCGCGTTCGAGTTCCTTGATGCGGCGCCGATCGGCCTTCGTCTCGCGAGGGGTGGCGCGCGCATCCTCGGGCTCCGCCAGCGCCTGCGTGGCGGCAGCACGCCACTGCTCCAACTCCTGCGGATACACACCGTTCTCACGGCACCAGGCGTTCTTGCTGGCCTCGTCCATCGCAGCCGTCGCCAGCACCGCCTCAAACCTGGCCGCCGCTGTCCATGCCCGCTCGCGAGCGGGCATGGACATAGCGTCCGCACGCCAGCGCTCCAGCGTGGCCACTGCCACACCCAGTTCCCTTGCAACCACTTCCACCGCCGCACTCTCCGGCGGTAACAACCGCGCTACCGCCCGGTCCTTGAAATCCTTCCCGTAACGAGCCACTTCTCTCTCTCATCGCCCCCAGGGTTCAAATTCTATAGGGGCGACATCTATTCTGCCGCGGGGGGCTTCACCGCCGGCCCTGCCTCCACCACCTCAGCTAAGACACGCCGCATTCACCACCCCCACCGACAACGAAATCACCCCCATCACCGCCCCAACCCCCCGGTTGTCGTTTGAGATCGCCTCACTGACACCCCCCAACGCCCGCGCCGCCACCAGGTAAGCCACCACCTGCACAGCAAACGCCCCAAACGCCCACAACAAGAACATCCCAAACGTAGCGTTATGCTGAATGCTCGATGACAACGTCAGCGAGAACCCCAGCGCCGCCCCACCCAGCGACAACGCCGCCGCCACGTTCCCCTCGCGGATCAGCTGGAATTCCCGATGCGGCGTCACCCGCGTATAGACCAGCAGGAACAACCCCAGCAAGCCAAAGCTGGTGACGATATAGATCAGGTAGGCAAGCGCCGGATGCATGGCATTGACCATAGGTTCGACTCGTTGTCAGTGGATCAGGGAAGGAAATAAGACACAGCGAAAGCGAAGCAACACTCAACCGCCACCAGACCGCCCGGAGCTGCCAAAGCGGCTGGCAAAGCCACCACGCGACACCACCGGCGCGCGCGACACGGCGGCGGTGCGCATGGACAGCCCCATGGATTGCCCGCGGCCGAGCGAGCTGCGGCGCACGGTGGCTTCTTCCACCATCGCGGCGTTCGGCGTGGATGGCGCCCATTGCTGCTGCGTGCGCATGCCGTTGCTGTCGTAGGCAGTCATCGGCCGCAGCGGGCCGGACGACATGTCGCGCCGGGTCTGCGAGCCGTCGGGGTGGTAGACGGTGCCGCTGGCGGTGTAGTACGGGCCGTACCAGCGCGCGTAGTAAGCGGTGCTGCCATGGCCGCTGCCTGAACTGCCGTTGGCGCCCGGGCTGCTGGCGGCGTCGGCCAGGCTGGAGCTGTAGAGGTTGCGCGTGTCGTCGGCCGGCACGCTCTCGCAGTCGTTGGGCGTGTTCCAGTCGGCTTCGCAGTCTTGCAGCGTGGCGTAGCTGGCGCGGCGGACGGTCACGCCGGGATCGTCGTCGGCGTCGTCGCTGCAGGAGCCGAGTGCCGCTACGCCGGCGACCACGGCGCAGGCGCCGATGATCCACAGCGTGGGCGACTTCTTCGGCTGGGTGTTGTAGGCCTGCGCCTGCCATGACACCTTCGCGGAGCGGCTGGGCCTGGGGCTGTAGGGGCTGTCGTACTTCGACGGCCGTTGGCTGCCCGGCTTCTTCTTGGCCATGTGCTTACGCGTTCGTGAAGTAGTGTGGAACGAAGAAACTGGTGTTCCTGGCGATGGGCCCGGATTCCTCGCGCACGCACAGGCCGCTGGGCACGTCGTCGACGATCCAGACGCCCAGCGTGGTGTGGCGGCCGTCAAAGCGCCGCGCCGGTGAGTAGGCCTGGTAGATAAAGCCTTCCTCGCCATACTCGCCGGGGTTGTGGACGTGGCCTTCCGGGGTGAGCAGGGTCACGCTCTCGCCTTCGCGCGACAGGAAGGGCTTTTTGGCGTGCGGCTGGCCGGCGAAGCGGCCGGGGTCGAAGCTGGCTTCGAGCAGGTTGGGGTGTCCCGGGAACAGCTCCCACAGGATCGGCAGGATGGCCTTGTTGGACAGCACGGCCTTCCACGGCGGCTCGACCCAGCGCACGGGGCTGTGCGCTAGCTGGCCGCGGTAGTCGGAGGTGGCCATCCATTCCCACGGGTAGAGCTTGAAGACGACTTCCATCGGCACGTCGTCGGCGTCATAGAAGCCGCCGCGGCCGTCGGTGCCGATGTCTTGCAGGTCGACCAGCTTGACGGACCAGCCGGCCTGCAGCGCGGTGTCCATCAGGTACTCGGTGTTGCAGATGTCTTCCTGGCTGTCGAACATGCACGCAAAGTGCAGCACGCTGGCGTTGCGGTAGTGCTGGCGCAGCCATTGCCAGCGCGCCACCAGCGCCTCGTGCAGGCTGTTGAACTGGTCGGCCTGCGGCTGCACGGTGTCTTTCCAGTACCACTGCGCCACGGCGGATTCGATCAGCGAGGTGGGGGTGTCGGCGTTGAACTCGTACAGCTTCGGCACGCCGTGCTCGTCCAGCGTCATGTCGAAGCGGCCGAACAGCGTGGGCTCGTCGCGGTCCCAGGAGGTGCGGATCCGTTGCGCGAAGTCCTGCGGGATGGCCAGGCGCGCGAACAGGTCGTGGTCGATCACGTGCTGCACGGCTTCCAGGCAGCGCTGGTTGAGGTCGTACGCGGCTGCGTACAGCGTTTCGATCTCATGCTTGCTGAAGGCGTAGGCGGCGTCTTCGCGCCAGTAGAAGAAGGTGTTGTCATCGACTTCGCGCGGGACGTTGAACTCGTCCAGCGAATGGAAGTGGAAGCCGACCTTCTCGAGTTCGCGCGGCCAGTTACGGCGCGGGGTCTGGGGGATGCGTTGCATCAGCAGGCCATTGTCGGTGACGTTGCAGGTTGGCAGGCGACGGGTTGCGCGGTGGCGTCGTCGAGCAGGAAGTCGTTGAAGGCGAGCGACGTGGCGCCTGGCCGCGGCTGCCAGTCGGTGAAATGCACGCTGAGCGGCGCCCACCAGTGCGCGGCATCGGCCAGCACGGGGCGGAAGTCGAGCGCGTCGGATTCCACCACGCCGCGCGCGGGGTTGGCCAGCATCCACTGCATGCCGGCGACCAGGCTCGATGCCACCTGCAGGCTGGTGGCGGTGTTGTACGGCGCCAGCGAGCGCGCGCGCTGCACGGACAGGCGCGAGCCGTACCAGACCGCGCCGTGCCGGCCGCTCATCAGCAGCACGCCGAGTTCGTCTTCGCCGCACTGGATCTCGTCGCGCAGGATGCGTTCGCCGCGCACGCGCGGTGCGGCGCGGTCGTCCAGCCATTGCATCGACACCTGCGTGGCGGTGGTGGGGCGATAGGCGTAGTAGACGGTGGGGCGGTATGGCGGCTGGCCGGTGGTGGTGTTGCCGGTCAGGGTCAGGTACTCGGCGATCGAGATCGATTCGTTGTGCGTGATCAGGTACGCGTCGAAGGGGCCATGCTGCGGCGACCACGACCGCACGCGCGTGCGGTGCCCGGGCCGGTCCAGCGCGAT comes from the Cupriavidus sp. P-10 genome and includes:
- a CDS encoding very short patch repair endonuclease; translation: MVDVVSVETRSRMMSGIRAKNTRPEMRLRRFLHKAGFRYRLHDRSLPGTPDLVFPRFRTVILVHGCFWHRHAKCRLATTPGTNVEFWQRKFASNVERDSVAVGELLAAGWKVIVIWECGLKSVSSESRLEWLPGHIAGGLKQYLEWPASE
- a CDS encoding DUF1484 family protein, with translation MPSTTPAPQEPTLVQKQSQLAENLAKADRAQFRRRAKAIPPQPSKAVTLEDHILEASDDLLRVSAGLQSVLTLLDLQAGDIPDSIGLHALLSPLKRQIDQSADRLQTLV
- a CDS encoding YdcF family protein, producing MRIGLALVGAVLLGDAVALMGMGLFSLGITMPGCIGIAFLLLALCWDGVARWRKADRRRELFWRAGWGAFAVWLVTVGVFFYGIRSGMGVSVPAGAPVKAIVILGSGTPNCEASPTLIARLDQGLVQARRWPEAKVVVSGGQDFGLRCVEADIMADYLVARGIAPDKVFREGRSTSTEENLVFSRRLLEGQGVDGASAIVVVTSDFHVRRAVGIARKAGSVEAFGVGAVTPSYLRFNAWLREYFAAISSWVLREY
- a CDS encoding IS3 family transposase (programmed frameshift) — protein: MARYGKDFKDRAVARLLPPESAAVEVVARELGVAVATLERWRADAMSMPARERAWTAAARFEAVLATAAMDEASKNAWCRENGVYPQELEQWRAAATQALAEPEDARATPRETKADRRRIKELERELRRKEKALAEAAALLILFKKARGHLPEGQGRGRMIGLEDRHTMVRHIETAHAGGARLRLACEVAGITVRTLQRWKAHDGLVVGDRRPGAERPTPAHALSIEERERILAVANEPRFADMPPARIVPMLADEGVYLASESSFGRVLRAHGQTRHRGRAKAPRQRRPPTTHVATGPRQLWCWDMTYLPAEVAGRWFYLYLILDVYSRKIVGFEVHDRDDADHAAHLVKRTALAEGIHAMAAKPVLHGDNGATLKATTVLAMLHWLGVKPSYSRPRVSDDNAFVESLFRTAKYRPEFPSTGFADLVTARTWAAHFVHWYNHEHRHSGIRYVSPAQRHAGEDNKILAARHALYVQARDCNPRRWSRHTRDWSPIDTVTLNPEREIAVPTGGIKPGAENQRLAA
- a CDS encoding DUF350 domain-containing protein, translating into MVNAMHPALAYLIYIVTSFGLLGLFLLVYTRVTPHREFQLIREGNVAAALSLGGAALGFSLTLSSSIQHNATFGMFLLWAFGAFAVQVVAYLVAARALGGVSEAISNDNRGVGAVMGVISLSVGVVNAACLS
- a CDS encoding glutathionylspermidine synthase family protein — its product is MQRIPQTPRRNWPRELEKVGFHFHSLDEFNVPREVDDNTFFYWREDAAYAFSKHEIETLYAAAYDLNQRCLEAVQHVIDHDLFARLAIPQDFAQRIRTSWDRDEPTLFGRFDMTLDEHGVPKLYEFNADTPTSLIESAVAQWYWKDTVQPQADQFNSLHEALVARWQWLRQHYRNASVLHFACMFDSQEDICNTEYLMDTALQAGWSVKLVDLQDIGTDGRGGFYDADDVPMEVVFKLYPWEWMATSDYRGQLAHSPVRWVEPPWKAVLSNKAILPILWELFPGHPNLLEASFDPGRFAGQPHAKKPFLSREGESVTLLTPEGHVHNPGEYGEEGFIYQAYSPARRFDGRHTTLGVWIVDDVPSGLCVREESGPIARNTSFFVPHYFTNA